From a single Streptomyces liliifuscus genomic region:
- a CDS encoding creatininase family protein, with protein sequence MGNSGGSEIRLTVSGQLPTDTTEDVRARGAGAARQVAVLPVGSFEQHGAYLPLSTDTLVACAIAQEVAAAFPVHLLPPVTISCSHEHAAWPGTVSISSVTLHAVVRDIADSLRRSGVDTLVVVNGHGGNYVLGNVVQESTAAGARMALFPAAEDWEAAREQAGIQTSLLTDMHAGEIETSILLHRHPELVRPGYETSDFEADDRRQLLTLGMSAYTKSGVIGRPSRASAEKGKELLASLADSFGAYFSLLTSETGLPSVVDRH encoded by the coding sequence ATGGGCAATTCGGGCGGTTCGGAAATACGGCTCACGGTGTCAGGGCAGTTGCCGACAGACACCACGGAAGACGTACGCGCACGAGGTGCCGGTGCCGCCCGGCAGGTCGCCGTGCTTCCCGTGGGCAGCTTCGAGCAGCACGGTGCGTATCTTCCGCTGTCGACGGACACGCTCGTCGCGTGCGCGATAGCCCAAGAGGTCGCTGCCGCATTCCCCGTTCACCTCCTTCCTCCGGTGACGATCTCCTGCTCGCACGAACACGCGGCCTGGCCGGGAACGGTGAGCATTTCCTCCGTGACGCTCCATGCGGTGGTGCGTGACATCGCCGACTCGCTGCGTCGGTCGGGTGTGGACACCCTCGTCGTGGTCAATGGACATGGCGGCAATTACGTATTGGGCAATGTCGTGCAGGAATCCACGGCCGCCGGTGCGCGGATGGCCCTTTTCCCGGCCGCGGAGGACTGGGAGGCGGCGCGTGAACAGGCCGGGATACAGACCTCGTTGCTCACCGATATGCACGCGGGGGAAATAGAGACCTCCATTCTGCTGCACAGGCACCCCGAATTGGTAAGGCCGGGTTACGAGACCTCCGACTTCGAGGCCGACGACCGCCGGCAACTGCTCACGCTGGGCATGTCGGCCTATACCAAGTCCGGTGTCATCGGGCGCCCTTCGAGGGCGTCCGCCGAGAAGGGGAAGGAACTCCTCGCCTCGCTGGCCGACTCCTTCGGAGCGTACTTCTCCCTGCTGACATCGGAGACCGGGCTTCCTTCGGTCGTCGATCGGCACTGA
- a CDS encoding class I SAM-dependent methyltransferase gives MSSTSTTPSGIPGHGTTTAEPGLDEETTTASLGRGERTHTAGRGRDEMTTTETEAVVPGQGREGQARDKGTIRLGDRTRGEATDDTPRYAPEWLELREPADAGARAAELLDPLRIRLANLPGRGGLVIHDLGCGTGSMGRWLAPRLDGPQHWVLHDRDPYLLHFAAVGSPRSAADGSRVTVETQRGDVARLTADALAGASLVTASALLDVLTPDEIEALAAACAGAGCPALLTLSVVGRVELTPAHPLDDEIVDAFNDHQRRGDLLGPESINAACDAFARHGATVRVHPSAWRLGPDESALIAEWLRGWVGAAVEQRPELAARADAYLKERLAACEAGELNVVVHHSDLLALARPTGGA, from the coding sequence ATGAGCAGTACGAGCACGACGCCGTCCGGGATTCCGGGACACGGCACGACGACGGCCGAGCCCGGCCTCGACGAGGAGACGACCACCGCCTCGCTGGGACGCGGTGAGCGGACGCACACGGCAGGGCGGGGACGCGACGAGATGACGACGACCGAGACCGAGGCAGTGGTGCCGGGCCAGGGACGAGAAGGCCAGGCCCGGGACAAAGGAACGATTCGGCTGGGCGACCGCACCCGCGGCGAGGCCACCGACGACACGCCCCGTTACGCCCCGGAATGGCTGGAGTTGCGCGAGCCCGCCGACGCCGGTGCCCGGGCGGCCGAGCTCCTCGACCCGCTGCGGATCCGGCTCGCGAACCTGCCGGGGCGGGGCGGGCTCGTCATCCACGACCTGGGCTGCGGCACCGGCTCCATGGGCCGCTGGCTCGCGCCCAGGCTCGACGGACCCCAGCACTGGGTGCTGCACGACCGCGACCCGTATCTGCTGCACTTCGCCGCCGTCGGGTCGCCCCGGTCGGCCGCCGACGGCAGCCGCGTCACCGTGGAGACACAGCGCGGCGACGTCGCCCGGCTGACCGCGGACGCCCTGGCCGGCGCCTCCCTGGTGACGGCCTCCGCGCTGCTTGACGTCCTCACCCCGGACGAGATCGAGGCGCTGGCCGCGGCCTGCGCCGGAGCCGGCTGCCCCGCGCTCCTGACGCTCTCCGTGGTCGGACGCGTCGAACTCACCCCGGCCCACCCGCTGGACGACGAGATCGTCGACGCCTTCAACGACCACCAGCGGCGCGGCGATCTGCTCGGCCCGGAATCGATCAACGCGGCCTGCGACGCCTTCGCCCGGCACGGCGCGACGGTCCGGGTGCACCCGAGCGCGTGGCGCCTGGGCCCGGACGAGTCCGCGCTGATCGCGGAATGGCTGCGCGGCTGGGTCGGCGCGGCCGTCGAGCAGCGCCCGGAACTGGCCGCGCGCGCCGACGCCTACCTCAAGGAGCGCCTCGCGGCCTGCGAGGCGGGCGAGCTGAACGTGGTGGTGCACCACAGTGACCTGCTCGCGCTGGCCCGCCCGACAGGGGGAGCCTGA
- a CDS encoding glycosyltransferase family 4 protein, with protein sequence MSLRAMHFVMPGGVDDPTMPSGGNVYDARVSLDLPGFGWQVHKHAIGGSWPQPEAPARAELARTLADLADDTVVLLDGLVACAVPEIVIPEAERLRLVVLVHLPLGDETGLTPALAADLDARERRTLRSVPAVVATSEWAARRLVAHHGLAPDRVHVASPGADIAPLASGTDGVSRLLCVASVTPRKGQHRLVEALAAVTDLPWTCVLVGGLDHDPEYVAGLRALIEQHGLGDRLHLAGPQSGAALDASYASADLMVLTSYAETYGMAVTEALARGIPVLATDVGGLPEAVGRAPDGGVPGLLVPPENPAALAAELRGWFGEADVRRRLKAAARARRASLGGWAATARSLSGVLGRLKSEARRGAA encoded by the coding sequence ATGTCCCTGCGCGCCATGCACTTCGTGATGCCCGGCGGAGTGGACGACCCGACCATGCCCAGCGGCGGCAACGTCTACGACGCCCGGGTCAGCCTCGACCTCCCCGGCTTCGGCTGGCAGGTCCACAAGCACGCCATCGGCGGCAGCTGGCCCCAGCCCGAGGCGCCGGCCCGCGCCGAACTGGCCCGCACCCTCGCGGACCTGGCCGACGACACGGTCGTACTCCTCGACGGTCTCGTCGCCTGCGCGGTCCCCGAGATCGTCATCCCGGAGGCCGAACGGCTGCGGCTGGTCGTCCTCGTGCACCTGCCGCTCGGCGACGAGACGGGACTCACGCCCGCGCTGGCCGCCGACCTGGACGCCCGGGAGCGCCGCACGCTGCGCTCCGTGCCCGCCGTCGTCGCCACCAGCGAGTGGGCGGCCCGCAGGCTCGTCGCCCACCACGGCCTCGCGCCCGACCGGGTCCATGTCGCCTCGCCCGGCGCCGACATCGCGCCCCTGGCCTCCGGTACCGACGGCGTCTCGCGGCTGCTGTGCGTCGCCTCGGTCACCCCGCGCAAGGGACAGCACCGACTGGTCGAGGCCCTTGCCGCGGTCACCGACCTGCCCTGGACCTGCGTCCTCGTCGGCGGCCTCGACCACGACCCCGAGTACGTGGCCGGGTTGCGGGCCCTGATCGAGCAGCACGGCCTCGGCGACCGGCTGCACCTGGCCGGCCCCCAGTCCGGCGCAGCGCTCGACGCGAGCTACGCCTCCGCCGACCTCATGGTCCTCACCTCGTACGCCGAGACGTACGGCATGGCCGTCACCGAGGCGCTCGCCCGCGGTATCCCCGTGCTGGCCACGGACGTCGGCGGGCTCCCCGAGGCGGTCGGACGCGCGCCCGACGGCGGGGTGCCCGGGCTGCTCGTGCCGCCGGAGAACCCCGCGGCCCTCGCGGCCGAACTGCGCGGCTGGTTCGGCGAGGCCGACGTACGCCGTCGCCTGAAGGCCGCCGCGCGCGCCCGCCGGGCCTCCCTCGGAGGCTGGGCCGCCACGGCCCGGAGTCTGTCGGGTGTCCTGGGGCGACTGAAGAGCGAGGCAAGGAGGGGGGCGGCATGA
- a CDS encoding 6-pyruvoyl trahydropterin synthase family protein, with protein sequence MFSITVRDHLMIAHSFRGEVFGPAQRLHGATFLVDATFRRAELDDDNIVVDIGLATRELGEVVAEMNYRNLDNEPVFADTNTSTEFLAKVVADRLAERVEKGLLGEGARGLAGITVTLHESHIAWASYERAL encoded by the coding sequence TTGTTCAGCATCACCGTCCGCGATCACCTGATGATCGCCCACAGCTTCCGCGGAGAGGTCTTCGGACCCGCGCAGCGCCTTCACGGAGCGACGTTCCTCGTGGACGCCACGTTCCGCCGCGCCGAGCTGGACGACGACAACATCGTCGTCGACATCGGACTGGCCACCAGGGAACTCGGGGAGGTGGTGGCCGAGATGAACTACCGGAACCTCGACAACGAGCCGGTGTTCGCCGACACCAACACCTCGACGGAGTTCCTGGCCAAGGTCGTCGCCGACCGCCTCGCCGAGCGCGTGGAGAAGGGTCTGCTGGGCGAGGGAGCCCGCGGCCTGGCCGGCATCACCGTCACCCTTCACGAGTCGCACATCGCCTGGGCGAGTTACGAGCGTGCCCTGTGA
- a CDS encoding zinc-dependent alcohol dehydrogenase: MDRSARAFWLRSPGLGEIRDAQLPEPAEGEVVVRTLFSGVSRGTETLVFRGGVPESQHAAMRAPFQEGDFPGPVKYGYLNVGVVEAGPTDLLGRTVFSLYPHQTRFVVPASAVTPVPETVPASRAVLAGTVETAVNALWDAAPLIGDRITVVGAGMVGASVAALLARYPAARVQLVDANPARADIAQALGVDFALPADADGDRDLVVHASATEAGLARSLELLAPEGTVLELSWYGDRKVSLPLGEAFHSRRLVIRSSQVGTVSPARSARRTYADRLAIALDLLADPALDALITGECAFEDLPDAMAELAAGHTTALCHLVRYDTTPAPDRDTRPTGPTGHPEDTP; encoded by the coding sequence ATGGACCGCTCCGCCCGCGCCTTCTGGCTCCGCTCTCCCGGCCTCGGCGAGATCCGGGACGCCCAACTGCCCGAACCCGCCGAGGGCGAGGTCGTGGTGCGAACACTTTTCTCAGGGGTGAGCCGCGGAACCGAGACCCTCGTCTTCCGCGGCGGCGTGCCGGAGAGCCAGCACGCCGCCATGCGGGCGCCCTTCCAGGAGGGCGACTTCCCCGGCCCGGTCAAGTACGGGTACCTGAACGTGGGAGTGGTGGAGGCGGGGCCGACGGATCTCCTCGGGCGGACCGTGTTCTCCCTCTATCCGCACCAGACCCGGTTCGTCGTCCCGGCGAGCGCCGTCACTCCCGTGCCCGAGACGGTGCCCGCCTCGCGCGCCGTACTCGCCGGAACCGTGGAGACCGCGGTCAACGCCCTGTGGGACGCGGCACCCCTGATCGGCGACCGGATCACCGTGGTCGGCGCCGGCATGGTCGGCGCGAGCGTCGCCGCGCTCCTGGCCCGGTATCCCGCCGCCCGGGTCCAACTCGTCGACGCCAACCCGGCACGCGCCGACATCGCACAGGCCCTCGGCGTCGACTTCGCGCTCCCGGCGGACGCGGACGGCGACCGCGACCTGGTCGTCCACGCCAGCGCCACCGAGGCAGGGCTCGCCCGCTCGCTCGAACTCCTCGCCCCGGAGGGCACCGTCCTCGAACTGAGCTGGTACGGCGACCGGAAGGTCAGCCTGCCGCTCGGCGAGGCGTTCCACTCCCGCCGCCTGGTCATACGCAGCAGCCAGGTCGGAACCGTCTCCCCGGCCAGGAGCGCCCGCCGCACCTACGCCGACCGCCTCGCCATCGCCCTCGACCTGCTCGCCGACCCGGCCCTCGACGCCCTGATCACGGGCGAATGTGCCTTCGAGGACCTGCCGGATGCGATGGCGGAACTTGCCGCAGGACACACGACAGCGCTGTGTCACCTCGTGCGGTACGACACCACTCCCGCCCCGGACCGGGACACGCGACCCACCGGGCCCACCGGCCACCCCGAAGACACCCCGTAG
- a CDS encoding CDP-alcohol phosphatidyltransferase family protein produces MALNNTYDARLLQQETAVGAGVQLLLLTVLGTALGMGPAGWLTGLAFALATWAVLSRALHRTRPRSFGPANRVTLGRATLVGGVTALVADSFQSPPPVTVLVALTAVALILDAVDGKVARRTGSSSALGARFDMEVDAFLILVLSVYVATTVGPWALLIGGMRYAFVAAARFLPWLNNALPPSTGRKTVAALQGVLLLLAGSGILPYAPTFGVVALALGLLTWSFGRDIAWLWRTRGSAEREVAAVEVELLHRETAGVGAP; encoded by the coding sequence GTGGCCCTGAACAACACGTACGACGCGAGGCTCTTGCAGCAGGAGACGGCCGTGGGAGCGGGTGTGCAGCTTCTGTTGCTCACCGTGCTCGGCACGGCGCTCGGCATGGGGCCCGCGGGCTGGCTGACGGGACTGGCGTTCGCGCTCGCGACGTGGGCGGTGCTCTCACGCGCCCTGCATCGCACGCGGCCCCGTTCCTTCGGACCCGCGAACCGCGTGACCCTGGGCCGGGCCACCCTCGTCGGCGGAGTGACCGCGCTCGTCGCGGACTCCTTCCAGAGCCCGCCGCCCGTGACGGTCCTGGTGGCCCTCACGGCGGTCGCCCTGATTCTCGACGCGGTCGACGGCAAGGTCGCCAGGCGGACAGGTTCCTCCTCCGCGCTGGGCGCGCGGTTCGACATGGAGGTCGACGCGTTCCTCATCCTGGTGCTCAGCGTGTATGTCGCCACGACCGTGGGCCCCTGGGCCCTGCTGATCGGCGGCATGCGCTACGCCTTCGTCGCGGCCGCCCGGTTCCTGCCCTGGCTGAACAACGCCCTCCCGCCGAGCACGGGCCGCAAGACCGTGGCCGCCCTCCAGGGCGTCCTGCTGCTGCTCGCGGGCTCGGGAATCCTCCCGTACGCCCCCACGTTCGGTGTCGTCGCTCTCGCCCTCGGTCTGCTGACCTGGTCGTTCGGCCGTGACATCGCATGGCTGTGGCGAACGCGAGGCTCTGCCGAGCGAGAGGTCGCGGCGGTCGAGGTGGAGCTCCTCCACCGGGAGACGGCGGGTGTGGGCGCCCCGTAA
- a CDS encoding oxidoreductase has product MTDATGTVSGGTLTPADGLTITRMGYGAMQLAGPNVFGPPKDRDEAVAVLREAVERGITHIDTSDFYGPVVVNEIIKEALYPYPADLRIVTKVGARRGDDGSWILSRDPEDLKAQVRENLQHLGVDALDVVNLRVGSNDGGTDEEPLSDQFGALAELRKEGLIRHLGVSSVSDAQLTEAQAIAPVVTVQNLYNLANRQDDALVERCAAENIAFAAFFPLGGFSPLQSQTLTDVAARLDASPQQVALAWLLQRSATTVLIPGTSSRAHLRDNIAAAELVLPDHEIAELDKIGR; this is encoded by the coding sequence ATGACGGACGCAACCGGCACGGTCTCCGGCGGAACCCTCACCCCGGCGGACGGTCTGACGATCACCCGCATGGGATACGGAGCCATGCAACTGGCGGGTCCCAACGTCTTCGGGCCGCCCAAGGACCGGGACGAGGCCGTCGCGGTACTGCGGGAGGCCGTCGAGCGGGGCATCACCCACATCGACACCAGCGACTTCTACGGGCCCGTCGTCGTCAACGAGATCATCAAGGAGGCCCTGTACCCCTACCCCGCCGACCTGCGCATCGTCACCAAGGTCGGCGCCCGCCGCGGTGACGACGGCAGCTGGATCCTGTCGCGTGACCCCGAGGACCTCAAGGCCCAGGTCCGCGAGAACCTTCAGCACCTCGGCGTGGACGCCCTCGACGTGGTGAACCTGCGCGTCGGCTCCAACGACGGCGGAACGGACGAGGAGCCGCTGAGCGACCAGTTCGGCGCCCTGGCCGAGCTGCGGAAGGAGGGCCTGATACGCCACCTCGGCGTCAGCTCCGTCTCCGACGCCCAGCTGACCGAGGCGCAGGCCATCGCCCCGGTGGTCACCGTGCAGAACCTCTACAACCTGGCCAACCGCCAGGACGACGCGCTCGTCGAGAGGTGCGCGGCGGAGAACATCGCGTTCGCCGCGTTCTTCCCTCTCGGCGGCTTCAGCCCGCTCCAGTCGCAGACGCTGACCGACGTGGCCGCCCGCCTGGACGCCTCGCCCCAGCAGGTGGCCCTGGCCTGGCTGCTCCAGCGCTCCGCGACCACGGTCCTGATCCCCGGCACGTCGTCACGGGCCCACCTGCGGGACAACATCGCCGCGGCGGAGTTGGTCCTGCCGGACCATGAGATCGCGGAACTGGACAAGATCGGACGCTGA
- a CDS encoding helix-turn-helix domain-containing protein, with the protein MDATNALGEFLRARRALIRPEDAGIRRGGGLRRVPGLRREEVAMLAGISADYYLRLEQGRDRNPSLQVLEALADVLNLDAPATAHLIGLTQARPSRARRSERSGDRGRAAQKPEPVPPGILQLIDGWPSNPAYVENRFTDVLAANPLATALSPSHSPGVNLIRAILLDESERELRRDWEELTEAGVAALRANVGPDVDDPRLVELVGELSVRSERFRRLWGRHDVRPKHARVMRLRHPKVGDLELQSNKLVINGTDGLILKVFHAEPGSRDAELLAILGSLTAPTGESRNPTGSVEHQAVDEQ; encoded by the coding sequence ATGGACGCCACGAACGCCCTCGGAGAGTTCCTGCGGGCCCGCCGCGCGCTGATACGGCCCGAGGACGCCGGGATCCGCCGCGGCGGCGGTCTGCGGCGCGTACCGGGACTGCGGCGCGAGGAGGTCGCGATGCTGGCCGGGATCAGCGCCGACTACTACCTGCGTCTGGAGCAGGGCCGCGACCGCAACCCGTCGCTCCAGGTCCTGGAAGCGCTGGCCGACGTGCTGAACCTGGACGCCCCCGCCACCGCGCACCTGATCGGCCTGACCCAGGCGCGCCCGTCCCGGGCCCGTCGGTCTGAGCGCTCCGGCGACCGTGGACGCGCCGCGCAGAAGCCCGAGCCGGTGCCGCCCGGCATTCTGCAGCTCATCGACGGTTGGCCGAGCAATCCCGCGTACGTCGAGAACAGGTTCACCGATGTGCTCGCGGCCAACCCGCTGGCGACGGCCCTGTCCCCGAGCCACTCCCCCGGCGTCAACCTCATCAGGGCCATCCTTCTCGACGAGAGCGAACGGGAGCTGCGCCGGGACTGGGAGGAACTGACCGAGGCGGGGGTCGCCGCTCTGCGGGCCAATGTCGGACCCGATGTCGACGATCCCCGCCTGGTGGAACTCGTGGGCGAACTGTCCGTACGCAGTGAGCGTTTCCGCCGTCTGTGGGGCCGTCACGATGTGCGGCCCAAGCACGCGCGCGTCATGCGGCTGCGCCATCCGAAGGTCGGCGACCTCGAACTGCAGTCCAACAAGCTGGTCATCAACGGCACGGACGGCCTGATCCTCAAGGTCTTCCACGCCGAACCGGGCAGCCGCGACGCCGAACTGCTGGCCATACTGGGGAGTTTGACGGCGCCCACCGGCGAGAGCCGGAACCCGACCGGCTCCGTCGAGCACCAGGCCGTCGACGAACAGTGA
- a CDS encoding MFS transporter, with protein sequence MPRKSTRLTFAVLATGAGVFSMLQSLIAPALPTVQHALNTSQSTATWVMTAYLLSASVFTPILGRVGDLIGKKRTLVAVLVAVLLGCLLAALAPTIGVLIVARVVQGIGGALFPLSFGIIRDEFAAHRVSPSISNLSAVIAAGGGVGMVAAGPVVSALGYRWLFWLPVGIVAVTALIALRYVPESPSRAEGRVNWLGAVLLSAWLVALLLPLSQAGQWGWGSARVVGLFAAAVVLFALWLLAESRSRSPLIDLRVMRLPAVWTTNAAALLFGAGMYSIWSFLPGFVQTPSSAGYGFGASVTASGLLMLPMLIAMFVSGILSGRLEPVLGAKKLLTTGAALGAVACGFLALWHDEQWQIAFVSGVFGLGIGLAFASMANLIVGSVPAEQTGAATGMNANIRTIGGSIGAAVTSVLVTGHLQPSGLPYASGYTHGFTLLALLCLAAALAALLVPVQRTNRMSRVPRAAADDHEVSRTEQETVTPGVRG encoded by the coding sequence ATGCCCCGCAAGTCCACCCGCCTCACCTTCGCGGTCCTCGCGACCGGTGCGGGCGTGTTCTCCATGCTCCAGTCGCTGATCGCACCGGCCCTGCCGACCGTTCAGCACGCACTGAACACCTCCCAGTCCACCGCGACCTGGGTGATGACGGCGTACCTGCTGTCCGCCTCGGTCTTCACGCCGATCCTCGGCCGGGTCGGCGACCTGATCGGCAAGAAGCGCACCCTCGTCGCCGTCCTGGTGGCCGTGCTGCTCGGGTGTCTGCTCGCCGCGCTCGCCCCGACCATCGGCGTACTGATCGTCGCCCGGGTCGTCCAGGGCATCGGCGGCGCGCTGTTCCCGCTGTCCTTCGGCATCATCCGGGACGAGTTCGCCGCGCACCGGGTGAGCCCCAGCATCAGCAACCTGTCCGCCGTGATCGCCGCCGGCGGCGGTGTCGGCATGGTCGCGGCCGGTCCCGTCGTGAGCGCGCTCGGCTACCGCTGGCTCTTCTGGCTCCCCGTCGGCATCGTCGCGGTGACCGCGCTGATCGCCCTGCGGTACGTCCCTGAGTCGCCCAGCCGTGCAGAGGGCCGCGTCAACTGGCTCGGCGCCGTCCTGCTGTCGGCGTGGCTGGTGGCGCTGCTGCTGCCGCTCAGCCAGGCGGGCCAGTGGGGCTGGGGCTCCGCCCGGGTGGTCGGACTGTTCGCCGCCGCCGTGGTGCTCTTCGCGCTGTGGCTGCTCGCCGAGTCGCGTTCCCGCTCCCCGCTGATCGACCTGCGCGTCATGCGGCTGCCCGCCGTGTGGACCACCAACGCCGCCGCACTGCTGTTCGGCGCCGGTATGTACTCGATCTGGTCCTTCCTGCCCGGCTTCGTCCAGACGCCCAGTTCCGCCGGGTACGGATTCGGCGCGAGCGTCACCGCGTCCGGACTGCTCATGCTGCCGATGCTGATCGCGATGTTCGTCTCGGGCATCCTGAGCGGCCGTCTGGAGCCGGTGCTCGGAGCGAAGAAGCTGCTCACCACCGGTGCGGCGCTCGGTGCGGTCGCCTGTGGCTTCCTCGCCCTCTGGCACGACGAGCAGTGGCAGATCGCCTTCGTGTCGGGCGTCTTCGGCCTCGGCATCGGTCTCGCCTTCGCCTCGATGGCCAACCTGATCGTGGGCAGCGTCCCGGCCGAGCAGACCGGCGCCGCGACCGGCATGAACGCCAACATCCGCACCATCGGCGGATCCATCGGCGCCGCCGTGACCAGCGTCCTGGTGACCGGCCACCTGCAGCCCTCGGGTCTGCCGTACGCGTCCGGCTACACCCACGGATTCACGCTGCTCGCCCTGCTCTGCCTCGCCGCGGCCCTGGCCGCACTCCTCGTCCCGGTCCAGCGGACGAACCGTATGTCCCGGGTACCCCGGGCCGCCGCCGACGACCACGAGGTGTCGCGTACGGAACAGGAGACCGTCACCCCCGGCGTGCGCGGCTGA
- a CDS encoding TetR/AcrR family transcriptional regulator has product MTAQSFPVSEIVASRRPHRKDAARNYDALLTAAREAFTEHGAEASLEDVARRAGVGIGTLYRNFPTRRHLFESVYADEVIALCRVAEEVAELEPWEALTTWLDRFADYMVTKRAVREALNDESEIFTACRESMYAAGGPLFERAQRAGAARTDMDFVDLLRMVAGITATAFDDDAQRDRVLAVALDGVRASR; this is encoded by the coding sequence GTGACCGCCCAGTCGTTCCCCGTCAGTGAGATCGTCGCGTCCCGGCGGCCGCACCGGAAGGACGCGGCGCGCAACTACGACGCCCTGCTCACGGCCGCCCGCGAGGCCTTCACGGAGCACGGCGCGGAGGCCTCCCTGGAGGACGTCGCCCGTCGCGCGGGCGTCGGCATCGGCACGCTGTACCGGAACTTCCCCACCCGCAGGCATCTCTTCGAGAGCGTCTACGCGGACGAGGTCATCGCCCTGTGCCGGGTCGCCGAGGAGGTCGCCGAGCTGGAGCCGTGGGAGGCGCTGACGACGTGGCTCGACCGGTTCGCCGACTACATGGTGACCAAGCGGGCCGTCCGGGAGGCACTCAACGACGAGTCGGAGATCTTCACCGCCTGCCGCGAGTCGATGTACGCGGCCGGCGGCCCGCTGTTCGAACGGGCCCAGCGGGCCGGCGCGGCCCGCACGGACATGGACTTCGTCGATCTGCTGCGCATGGTCGCGGGCATCACCGCGACGGCCTTCGACGACGACGCCCAGCGCGACCGGGTTCTGGCTGTCGCACTGGACGGCGTACGCGCGTCCCGCTGA
- a CDS encoding fatty acid desaturase family protein, protein MSTDFMHRGNDPTALHAETTKPPPATRGSDYAALSREVKQRGLLERRPGYYSVKVGANLLLLAAGWTAFALIGPSWWQLLTAAFLAVMFTQTGFIGHDAGHHQISSSKRVNTLLGRVHADLLIGLSYGWWIAKHNRHHSHPNHVDRDPDIADGAIAFTEDHARVRSGAYAWLARHQAWLFFPMLLLEGFALHVAGVKALFDRTGSATPRRSRLVGAGLLAAHLGGYLAALFLVLTPLQAVVFLLVHQGLFGLYMGCSFAPNHKGMPMFAKDDKIDFLRRQVLTSRNIRGHRFTDFALGGLNYQIEHHLFPSMPRPSLRHAQELVRTYCARHGIAYHETGLLDSYGQVLRHLHGVAGPLRLRPELEY, encoded by the coding sequence GTGAGCACTGACTTCATGCACCGGGGCAACGATCCGACGGCCCTGCACGCCGAGACGACGAAACCCCCGCCCGCCACCCGGGGCAGCGACTACGCAGCGCTGTCCCGTGAGGTGAAGCAGCGCGGGCTCCTCGAGCGACGCCCCGGCTACTACAGCGTCAAGGTCGGCGCGAACCTGCTTCTGCTGGCCGCGGGATGGACCGCGTTCGCCCTGATCGGCCCGTCGTGGTGGCAGCTGCTGACCGCTGCCTTCCTCGCGGTGATGTTCACCCAGACGGGGTTCATCGGGCACGACGCCGGACACCACCAGATCTCCTCCTCCAAGCGCGTCAACACGCTGCTCGGCCGCGTCCACGCCGATCTGCTGATCGGCCTCAGCTACGGCTGGTGGATCGCCAAGCACAACCGGCACCACTCCCACCCCAACCACGTCGACCGCGACCCCGACATCGCCGACGGCGCGATCGCCTTCACCGAGGACCACGCCCGCGTCCGCAGCGGGGCGTACGCATGGCTGGCCCGTCACCAGGCCTGGCTGTTCTTCCCGATGCTGCTCCTGGAGGGCTTCGCCCTGCACGTGGCCGGTGTAAAGGCGCTGTTCGACCGCACCGGCAGCGCGACCCCGCGGCGGAGCAGGCTGGTGGGAGCGGGCCTGCTGGCGGCACATCTCGGCGGCTATCTCGCCGCCCTGTTCCTGGTCCTCACCCCGCTCCAGGCCGTGGTCTTCCTCCTTGTGCACCAAGGGCTGTTCGGGCTCTACATGGGGTGCTCGTTCGCCCCGAACCACAAGGGCATGCCCATGTTCGCCAAGGACGACAAAATTGACTTCCTGCGTCGGCAGGTGCTGACCTCACGGAACATCCGGGGCCACCGGTTCACCGACTTCGCGCTCGGCGGGCTCAACTACCAGATCGAGCACCACCTGTTCCCCTCCATGCCGCGGCCCAGCCTGCGCCACGCCCAGGAACTCGTGCGCACCTACTGCGCCCGCCACGGCATCGCGTACCACGAGACCGGGCTCCTCGACTCCTACGGCCAGGTACTGCGCCACCTCCACGGCGTCGCCGGGCCGCTGCGGCTGCGCCCCGAGCTGGAGTACTGA
- a CDS encoding cold-shock protein codes for MAQGTVKWFNAEKGFGFITPDEDGADIFVHHSAIDTEGFRSLAENQRVEFTASQGPKGMQADQVRAL; via the coding sequence ATGGCTCAGGGCACCGTGAAGTGGTTCAACGCGGAGAAGGGTTTCGGCTTCATCACCCCTGATGAGGACGGCGCCGACATCTTCGTGCACCACTCGGCGATCGACACCGAGGGTTTCCGCTCCCTGGCGGAGAACCAGCGGGTGGAGTTCACCGCGAGCCAGGGCCCCAAGGGCATGCAGGCCGACCAGGTCCGCGCCCTCTGA